A DNA window from Daucus carota subsp. sativus chromosome 3, DH1 v3.0, whole genome shotgun sequence contains the following coding sequences:
- the LOC108215012 gene encoding proteinaceous RNase P 1, chloroplastic/mitochondrial isoform X3 has protein sequence MALFSLKPLQQHHHTQFLSCYMCKFALHSFNLNYSCVNLSFTPTKHTLRRKISPFLQVKAHVTHLKETNDTEQNHSDNGDVFSSGVASFRHRDKRVEKETMKNEFSNEMREQKGGVLRIKDRYVRNKGSGSERKKDMGHGLKSNVPKNRKNSRVKGEDVVSSCKEGDGDKVGVVEKKGRRSKKTKEDSQEGMLKIGLDMCSKRGDVIGAIQLFDLAQRDGIQLGQYHYAVILYLCSSATTGIVQPAKSGKSSRSLSSVDVPISSPGELSEVEEDNSRGEIMNDGLGCVFVGKGKSNGSVDLRPQTLDELFHLIKNDVGFTNVKYVSGGQKDYQIQVSEDVQGYARERGFEIYKKMLSEQVPMNEATLTSVARMAMSMGNGEMAFDIIKQMQALGINPKLRSYGPALSVFTNNGDIENAFIVEKHMLEHGVYPEEPELEALLRVSIEAGSADKVYYLLHKLRTSVRKVSPNTACLIESWFCSKVAAKVGKRKWDPKLVEEAIANGGGGWHGQGWLGNGKWLVSRTSIGADGLCKCCGEKLVTIDLDPTETETFAESVASIAREREKNANFERFQKWLDYYGPFEAVVDAANVGLYSQRNFKPSKVNAIVNGIRQMLPSKKWPLIVLHNRRINGHKMDEPFNKALIEKWKHADALYLTPTGSNDDWYWLYAAIKFKGLLVTNDEMRDHLFQLLGNDFFPKWKERHQVRFTFSDIGPVFHMPPPCSVVIQESANGFWHVPLVSESDSEMERTWLCVTRAKSQTKQNLATKQQDSPRPRRKREDASSESLMKAQVKLPPFKHGNHQSD, from the exons ATGGCTTTGTTTAGCTTGAAACCTCTGCAGCAGCATCACCACACTCAGTTTCTGTCATGTTATATGTGTAAGTTCGCTCTGCATTCCTTTAACTTGAATTATTCATGTGTTAATCTCAGTTTTACACCTACAAAACACACACTCCGTCGCAAGATTTCACCttttttacaagttaaagcacATGTGACTCACTTGAAAGAGACTAATGATACAGAACAAAATCATTCTGATAATGGTGATGTTTTCAGTTCTGGGGTTGCTTCTTTTAGGCATAGAGATAAAAGGGTGGAAAAGGAAACAATGAAAAATGAGTTTAGTAATGAAATGAGGGAGCAAAAGGGGGGTGTTTTGAGGATTAAAGATAGGTATGTGAGGAACAAGGGTAGTGGGTCTGAGAGAAAGAAAGATATGGGTCATGGATTAAAGTCTAATGTCCCGAAAAATCGGAAGAATAGTAGAGTTAAGGGGGAGGATGTGGTTAGTAGTTGTAAGGAAGGAGATGGTGATAAGGTAGGGGTTGTGGAGAAGAAAGGAAGAAGGTCGAAGAAAACGAAAGAGGATTCCCAGGAGGGTATGTTGAAGATTGGTTTAGATATGTGCTCGAAAAGAGGGGATGTTATTGGTGCAATTCAGCTTTTTGATTTGGCTCAAAGAGATGGTATACAGTTGGGACAGTATCATTATGCTGTGATTTTGTATCTTTGTTCTTCAGCAACTACTGGGATTGTTCAGCCAGCGAAAAGTGGCAAAAGCAGTCGGAGTTTGAGCTCGGTGGATGTCCCGATTTCAAGCCCAGGAGAATTGAGTGAAGTTGAGGAAGATAATTCTCGTGGTGAAATAATGAATGATGGTTTAGGTTGTGTTTTCGTTGGGAAAGGGAAGTCTAATGGGTCTGTAGATCTTAGACCTCAGACCTTGGATGAGTTGTTTCATCTGATTAAGAATGATGTTGGCTTTACGAATGTGAAATATGTTAGTGGTGGCCAGAAAGACTATCAAATTCAAGTAAGTGAAGACGTCCAAGGCTATGCACGTGAAAGGGGGTTTGAAATATATAAGAAGATGCTTTCGgaacaagtgccaatgaatgaAGCAACATTGACTTCTGTGGCTAGAATGGCAATGTCCATGGGTAATGGTGAAATGGCTTTTGATATTATTAAACAAATGCAGGCCTTAGGGATTAACCCTAAATTAAGGTCTTATGGCCCTGCTCTTTCTGTTTTTACTAACAATGGAGATATTGAGAACGCGTTTATTGTGGAGAAACACATGTTGGAGCATGGTGTTTACCCAGAGGAGCCTGAACTGGAAGCACTTTTACGAGTAAGCATAGAAGCTGGCAGTGCCGACAAGGTTTACTATTTGTTGCATAAGCTTAGAACAAGTGTCAGGAAAGTCTCGCCTAATACTGCATGCCTGATTGAGAGCTGGTTTTGCAGCAAGGTAGCTGCTAAAGTAGGAAAAAGAAAATGGGatccaaaattagttgaagaagCAATTGCAAATGGTGGTGGTGGCTGGCACGGTCAGGGATGGTTGGGTAACGGAAAATGGTTGGTTTCACGCACTTCTATTGGAGCTGATGGATTGTGTAAATGCTGTGGTGAAAAACTTGTCACCATTGATCTTGATCCTACAGAAACTGAAACATTTGCTGAATCAGTTGCAAGTATAGctagagaaagagagaaaaatGCAAATTTTGAGAGATTTCAA AAATGGCTTGATTATTATGGACCATTTGAAGCAGTGGTGGATGCCGCAAACGTGGGCCTATATAGTCAAAGGAACTTCAAACCTTCCAAG GTCAACGCTATTGTAAATGGTATACGACAGATGCTACCTTCAAAGAAATGGCCACTCATTGTATTGCATAATAGGCGTATTAATGGACACAAGATGGATGAACCATTCAATAAGGCCCTGATAGAAAAATGGAAACATGCAGATGCACTATATTTAACACCTACTGGATCaaatgatgattg GTACTGGTTGTATGCAGCTATAAAATTCAAGGGCTTACTTGTTACCAATGATGAAATGAGGGACCatttgttccagctattaggaAATGATTTCTTCCCAAAATGGAAAGAGAGGCATCAG GTGAGGTTCACTTTTTCTGATATAGGTCCTGTTTTTCACATGCCTCCCCCGTGTTCTGTTGTCATCCAG GAGTCTGCTAATGGCTTCTGGCATGTACCATTGGTATCAGAAAGTGATTCTGAGATGGAAAGAACCTGGTTATGTGTTACACGTGCAAAATCGCAAACAAAGCAGAATCTGGCCACTAAACAGCAAG ACTCGCCAAGACCCCGTCGCAAGAGAGAAGATGCAAGCTCAGAAAGTTTGATGAAAGCTCAGGTAAAGCTACCGCCATTCAAGCATGGCAACCATCAAAGCG ATTAA
- the LOC108215012 gene encoding proteinaceous RNase P 1, chloroplastic/mitochondrial isoform X4 — protein sequence MLYVSGVASFRHRDKRVEKETMKNEFSNEMREQKGGVLRIKDRYVRNKGSGSERKKDMGHGLKSNVPKNRKNSRVKGEDVVSSCKEGDGDKVGVVEKKGRRSKKTKEDSQEGMLKIGLDMCSKRGDVIGAIQLFDLAQRDGIQLGQYHYAVILYLCSSATTGIVQPAKSGKSSRSLSSVDVPISSPGELSEVEEDNSRGEIMNDGLGCVFVGKGKSNGSVDLRPQTLDELFHLIKNDVGFTNVKYVSGGQKDYQIQVSEDVQGYARERGFEIYKKMLSEQVPMNEATLTSVARMAMSMGNGEMAFDIIKQMQALGINPKLRSYGPALSVFTNNGDIENAFIVEKHMLEHGVYPEEPELEALLRVSIEAGSADKVYYLLHKLRTSVRKVSPNTACLIESWFCSKVAAKVGKRKWDPKLVEEAIANGGGGWHGQGWLGNGKWLVSRTSIGADGLCKCCGEKLVTIDLDPTETETFAESVASIAREREKNANFERFQKWLDYYGPFEAVVDAANVGLYSQRNFKPSKVNAIVNGIRQMLPSKKWPLIVLHNRRINGHKMDEPFNKALIEKWKHADALYLTPTGSNDDWYWLYAAIKFKGLLVTNDEMRDHLFQLLGNDFFPKWKERHQVRFTFSDIGPVFHMPPPCSVVIQESANGFWHVPLVSESDSEMERTWLCVTRAKSQTKQNLATKQQDSPRPRRKREDASSESLMKAQVKLPPFKHGNHQSGKPSPEELFDNIKEIVSPSALTNNATILQQINAAEKLGGCTLDFEI from the exons ATGTTATATGT TTCTGGGGTTGCTTCTTTTAGGCATAGAGATAAAAGGGTGGAAAAGGAAACAATGAAAAATGAGTTTAGTAATGAAATGAGGGAGCAAAAGGGGGGTGTTTTGAGGATTAAAGATAGGTATGTGAGGAACAAGGGTAGTGGGTCTGAGAGAAAGAAAGATATGGGTCATGGATTAAAGTCTAATGTCCCGAAAAATCGGAAGAATAGTAGAGTTAAGGGGGAGGATGTGGTTAGTAGTTGTAAGGAAGGAGATGGTGATAAGGTAGGGGTTGTGGAGAAGAAAGGAAGAAGGTCGAAGAAAACGAAAGAGGATTCCCAGGAGGGTATGTTGAAGATTGGTTTAGATATGTGCTCGAAAAGAGGGGATGTTATTGGTGCAATTCAGCTTTTTGATTTGGCTCAAAGAGATGGTATACAGTTGGGACAGTATCATTATGCTGTGATTTTGTATCTTTGTTCTTCAGCAACTACTGGGATTGTTCAGCCAGCGAAAAGTGGCAAAAGCAGTCGGAGTTTGAGCTCGGTGGATGTCCCGATTTCAAGCCCAGGAGAATTGAGTGAAGTTGAGGAAGATAATTCTCGTGGTGAAATAATGAATGATGGTTTAGGTTGTGTTTTCGTTGGGAAAGGGAAGTCTAATGGGTCTGTAGATCTTAGACCTCAGACCTTGGATGAGTTGTTTCATCTGATTAAGAATGATGTTGGCTTTACGAATGTGAAATATGTTAGTGGTGGCCAGAAAGACTATCAAATTCAAGTAAGTGAAGACGTCCAAGGCTATGCACGTGAAAGGGGGTTTGAAATATATAAGAAGATGCTTTCGgaacaagtgccaatgaatgaAGCAACATTGACTTCTGTGGCTAGAATGGCAATGTCCATGGGTAATGGTGAAATGGCTTTTGATATTATTAAACAAATGCAGGCCTTAGGGATTAACCCTAAATTAAGGTCTTATGGCCCTGCTCTTTCTGTTTTTACTAACAATGGAGATATTGAGAACGCGTTTATTGTGGAGAAACACATGTTGGAGCATGGTGTTTACCCAGAGGAGCCTGAACTGGAAGCACTTTTACGAGTAAGCATAGAAGCTGGCAGTGCCGACAAGGTTTACTATTTGTTGCATAAGCTTAGAACAAGTGTCAGGAAAGTCTCGCCTAATACTGCATGCCTGATTGAGAGCTGGTTTTGCAGCAAGGTAGCTGCTAAAGTAGGAAAAAGAAAATGGGatccaaaattagttgaagaagCAATTGCAAATGGTGGTGGTGGCTGGCACGGTCAGGGATGGTTGGGTAACGGAAAATGGTTGGTTTCACGCACTTCTATTGGAGCTGATGGATTGTGTAAATGCTGTGGTGAAAAACTTGTCACCATTGATCTTGATCCTACAGAAACTGAAACATTTGCTGAATCAGTTGCAAGTATAGctagagaaagagagaaaaatGCAAATTTTGAGAGATTTCAA AAATGGCTTGATTATTATGGACCATTTGAAGCAGTGGTGGATGCCGCAAACGTGGGCCTATATAGTCAAAGGAACTTCAAACCTTCCAAG GTCAACGCTATTGTAAATGGTATACGACAGATGCTACCTTCAAAGAAATGGCCACTCATTGTATTGCATAATAGGCGTATTAATGGACACAAGATGGATGAACCATTCAATAAGGCCCTGATAGAAAAATGGAAACATGCAGATGCACTATATTTAACACCTACTGGATCaaatgatgattg GTACTGGTTGTATGCAGCTATAAAATTCAAGGGCTTACTTGTTACCAATGATGAAATGAGGGACCatttgttccagctattaggaAATGATTTCTTCCCAAAATGGAAAGAGAGGCATCAG GTGAGGTTCACTTTTTCTGATATAGGTCCTGTTTTTCACATGCCTCCCCCGTGTTCTGTTGTCATCCAG GAGTCTGCTAATGGCTTCTGGCATGTACCATTGGTATCAGAAAGTGATTCTGAGATGGAAAGAACCTGGTTATGTGTTACACGTGCAAAATCGCAAACAAAGCAGAATCTGGCCACTAAACAGCAAG ACTCGCCAAGACCCCGTCGCAAGAGAGAAGATGCAAGCTCAGAAAGTTTGATGAAAGCTCAGGTAAAGCTACCGCCATTCAAGCATGGCAACCATCAAAGCGGTAAACCATCACCTGAAGAactttttgataatattaaagAGATTGTATCTCCATCCGCACTAACTAATAACGCTACAATCCTACAACAGATTAATGCTGCGGAGAAGCTAGGTGGTTGTACATTAGATTTTGAGATATAG
- the LOC108215012 gene encoding proteinaceous RNase P 1, chloroplastic/mitochondrial isoform X2, translating into MALFSLKPLQQHHHTQFLSCYMCKFALHSFNLNYSCVNLSFTPTKHTLRRKISPFLQVKAHVTHLKETNDTEQNHSDNGDVFSSGVASFRHRDKRVEKETMKNEFSNEMREQKGGVLRIKDRYVRNKGSGSERKKDMGHGLKSNVPKNRKNSRVKGEDVVSSCKEGDGDKVGVVEKKGRRSKKTKEDSQEGMLKIGLDMCSKRGDVIGAIQLFDLAQRDGIQLGQYHYAVILYLCSSATTGIVQPAKSGKSSRSLSSVDVPISSPGELSEVEEDNSRGEIMNDGLGCVFVGKGKSNGSVDLRPQTLDELFHLIKNDVGFTNVKYVSGGQKDYQIQVSEDVQGYARERGFEIYKKMLSEQVPMNEATLTSVARMAMSMGNGEMAFDIIKQMQALGINPKLRSYGPALSVFTNNGDIENAFIVEKHMLEHGVYPEEPELEALLRVSIEAGSADKVYYLLHKLRTSVRKVSPNTACLIESWFCSKVAAKVGKRKWDPKLVEEAIANGGGGWHGQGWLGNGKWLVSRTSIGADGLCKCCGEKLVTIDLDPTETETFAESVASIAREREKNANFERFQKWLDYYGPFEAVVDAANVGLYSQRNFKPSKVNAIVNGIRQMLPSKKWPLIVLHNRRINGHKMDEPFNKALIEKWKHADALYLTPTGSNDDWYWLYAAIKFKGLLVTNDEMRDHLFQLLGNDFFPKWKERHQVRFTFSDIGPVFHMPPPCSVVIQESANGFWHVPLVSESDSEMERTWLCVTRAKSQTKQNLATKQQDSPRPRRKREDASSESLMKAQINAAEKLGGCTLDFEI; encoded by the exons ATGGCTTTGTTTAGCTTGAAACCTCTGCAGCAGCATCACCACACTCAGTTTCTGTCATGTTATATGTGTAAGTTCGCTCTGCATTCCTTTAACTTGAATTATTCATGTGTTAATCTCAGTTTTACACCTACAAAACACACACTCCGTCGCAAGATTTCACCttttttacaagttaaagcacATGTGACTCACTTGAAAGAGACTAATGATACAGAACAAAATCATTCTGATAATGGTGATGTTTTCAGTTCTGGGGTTGCTTCTTTTAGGCATAGAGATAAAAGGGTGGAAAAGGAAACAATGAAAAATGAGTTTAGTAATGAAATGAGGGAGCAAAAGGGGGGTGTTTTGAGGATTAAAGATAGGTATGTGAGGAACAAGGGTAGTGGGTCTGAGAGAAAGAAAGATATGGGTCATGGATTAAAGTCTAATGTCCCGAAAAATCGGAAGAATAGTAGAGTTAAGGGGGAGGATGTGGTTAGTAGTTGTAAGGAAGGAGATGGTGATAAGGTAGGGGTTGTGGAGAAGAAAGGAAGAAGGTCGAAGAAAACGAAAGAGGATTCCCAGGAGGGTATGTTGAAGATTGGTTTAGATATGTGCTCGAAAAGAGGGGATGTTATTGGTGCAATTCAGCTTTTTGATTTGGCTCAAAGAGATGGTATACAGTTGGGACAGTATCATTATGCTGTGATTTTGTATCTTTGTTCTTCAGCAACTACTGGGATTGTTCAGCCAGCGAAAAGTGGCAAAAGCAGTCGGAGTTTGAGCTCGGTGGATGTCCCGATTTCAAGCCCAGGAGAATTGAGTGAAGTTGAGGAAGATAATTCTCGTGGTGAAATAATGAATGATGGTTTAGGTTGTGTTTTCGTTGGGAAAGGGAAGTCTAATGGGTCTGTAGATCTTAGACCTCAGACCTTGGATGAGTTGTTTCATCTGATTAAGAATGATGTTGGCTTTACGAATGTGAAATATGTTAGTGGTGGCCAGAAAGACTATCAAATTCAAGTAAGTGAAGACGTCCAAGGCTATGCACGTGAAAGGGGGTTTGAAATATATAAGAAGATGCTTTCGgaacaagtgccaatgaatgaAGCAACATTGACTTCTGTGGCTAGAATGGCAATGTCCATGGGTAATGGTGAAATGGCTTTTGATATTATTAAACAAATGCAGGCCTTAGGGATTAACCCTAAATTAAGGTCTTATGGCCCTGCTCTTTCTGTTTTTACTAACAATGGAGATATTGAGAACGCGTTTATTGTGGAGAAACACATGTTGGAGCATGGTGTTTACCCAGAGGAGCCTGAACTGGAAGCACTTTTACGAGTAAGCATAGAAGCTGGCAGTGCCGACAAGGTTTACTATTTGTTGCATAAGCTTAGAACAAGTGTCAGGAAAGTCTCGCCTAATACTGCATGCCTGATTGAGAGCTGGTTTTGCAGCAAGGTAGCTGCTAAAGTAGGAAAAAGAAAATGGGatccaaaattagttgaagaagCAATTGCAAATGGTGGTGGTGGCTGGCACGGTCAGGGATGGTTGGGTAACGGAAAATGGTTGGTTTCACGCACTTCTATTGGAGCTGATGGATTGTGTAAATGCTGTGGTGAAAAACTTGTCACCATTGATCTTGATCCTACAGAAACTGAAACATTTGCTGAATCAGTTGCAAGTATAGctagagaaagagagaaaaatGCAAATTTTGAGAGATTTCAA AAATGGCTTGATTATTATGGACCATTTGAAGCAGTGGTGGATGCCGCAAACGTGGGCCTATATAGTCAAAGGAACTTCAAACCTTCCAAG GTCAACGCTATTGTAAATGGTATACGACAGATGCTACCTTCAAAGAAATGGCCACTCATTGTATTGCATAATAGGCGTATTAATGGACACAAGATGGATGAACCATTCAATAAGGCCCTGATAGAAAAATGGAAACATGCAGATGCACTATATTTAACACCTACTGGATCaaatgatgattg GTACTGGTTGTATGCAGCTATAAAATTCAAGGGCTTACTTGTTACCAATGATGAAATGAGGGACCatttgttccagctattaggaAATGATTTCTTCCCAAAATGGAAAGAGAGGCATCAG GTGAGGTTCACTTTTTCTGATATAGGTCCTGTTTTTCACATGCCTCCCCCGTGTTCTGTTGTCATCCAG GAGTCTGCTAATGGCTTCTGGCATGTACCATTGGTATCAGAAAGTGATTCTGAGATGGAAAGAACCTGGTTATGTGTTACACGTGCAAAATCGCAAACAAAGCAGAATCTGGCCACTAAACAGCAAG ACTCGCCAAGACCCCGTCGCAAGAGAGAAGATGCAAGCTCAGAAAGTTTGATGAAAGCTCAG ATTAATGCTGCGGAGAAGCTAGGTGGTTGTACATTAGATTTTGAGATATAG
- the LOC108215012 gene encoding proteinaceous RNase P 1, chloroplastic/mitochondrial isoform X1 → MALFSLKPLQQHHHTQFLSCYMCKFALHSFNLNYSCVNLSFTPTKHTLRRKISPFLQVKAHVTHLKETNDTEQNHSDNGDVFSSGVASFRHRDKRVEKETMKNEFSNEMREQKGGVLRIKDRYVRNKGSGSERKKDMGHGLKSNVPKNRKNSRVKGEDVVSSCKEGDGDKVGVVEKKGRRSKKTKEDSQEGMLKIGLDMCSKRGDVIGAIQLFDLAQRDGIQLGQYHYAVILYLCSSATTGIVQPAKSGKSSRSLSSVDVPISSPGELSEVEEDNSRGEIMNDGLGCVFVGKGKSNGSVDLRPQTLDELFHLIKNDVGFTNVKYVSGGQKDYQIQVSEDVQGYARERGFEIYKKMLSEQVPMNEATLTSVARMAMSMGNGEMAFDIIKQMQALGINPKLRSYGPALSVFTNNGDIENAFIVEKHMLEHGVYPEEPELEALLRVSIEAGSADKVYYLLHKLRTSVRKVSPNTACLIESWFCSKVAAKVGKRKWDPKLVEEAIANGGGGWHGQGWLGNGKWLVSRTSIGADGLCKCCGEKLVTIDLDPTETETFAESVASIAREREKNANFERFQKWLDYYGPFEAVVDAANVGLYSQRNFKPSKVNAIVNGIRQMLPSKKWPLIVLHNRRINGHKMDEPFNKALIEKWKHADALYLTPTGSNDDWYWLYAAIKFKGLLVTNDEMRDHLFQLLGNDFFPKWKERHQVRFTFSDIGPVFHMPPPCSVVIQESANGFWHVPLVSESDSEMERTWLCVTRAKSQTKQNLATKQQDSPRPRRKREDASSESLMKAQVKLPPFKHGNHQSGKPSPEELFDNIKEIVSPSALTNNATILQQINAAEKLGGCTLDFEI, encoded by the exons ATGGCTTTGTTTAGCTTGAAACCTCTGCAGCAGCATCACCACACTCAGTTTCTGTCATGTTATATGTGTAAGTTCGCTCTGCATTCCTTTAACTTGAATTATTCATGTGTTAATCTCAGTTTTACACCTACAAAACACACACTCCGTCGCAAGATTTCACCttttttacaagttaaagcacATGTGACTCACTTGAAAGAGACTAATGATACAGAACAAAATCATTCTGATAATGGTGATGTTTTCAGTTCTGGGGTTGCTTCTTTTAGGCATAGAGATAAAAGGGTGGAAAAGGAAACAATGAAAAATGAGTTTAGTAATGAAATGAGGGAGCAAAAGGGGGGTGTTTTGAGGATTAAAGATAGGTATGTGAGGAACAAGGGTAGTGGGTCTGAGAGAAAGAAAGATATGGGTCATGGATTAAAGTCTAATGTCCCGAAAAATCGGAAGAATAGTAGAGTTAAGGGGGAGGATGTGGTTAGTAGTTGTAAGGAAGGAGATGGTGATAAGGTAGGGGTTGTGGAGAAGAAAGGAAGAAGGTCGAAGAAAACGAAAGAGGATTCCCAGGAGGGTATGTTGAAGATTGGTTTAGATATGTGCTCGAAAAGAGGGGATGTTATTGGTGCAATTCAGCTTTTTGATTTGGCTCAAAGAGATGGTATACAGTTGGGACAGTATCATTATGCTGTGATTTTGTATCTTTGTTCTTCAGCAACTACTGGGATTGTTCAGCCAGCGAAAAGTGGCAAAAGCAGTCGGAGTTTGAGCTCGGTGGATGTCCCGATTTCAAGCCCAGGAGAATTGAGTGAAGTTGAGGAAGATAATTCTCGTGGTGAAATAATGAATGATGGTTTAGGTTGTGTTTTCGTTGGGAAAGGGAAGTCTAATGGGTCTGTAGATCTTAGACCTCAGACCTTGGATGAGTTGTTTCATCTGATTAAGAATGATGTTGGCTTTACGAATGTGAAATATGTTAGTGGTGGCCAGAAAGACTATCAAATTCAAGTAAGTGAAGACGTCCAAGGCTATGCACGTGAAAGGGGGTTTGAAATATATAAGAAGATGCTTTCGgaacaagtgccaatgaatgaAGCAACATTGACTTCTGTGGCTAGAATGGCAATGTCCATGGGTAATGGTGAAATGGCTTTTGATATTATTAAACAAATGCAGGCCTTAGGGATTAACCCTAAATTAAGGTCTTATGGCCCTGCTCTTTCTGTTTTTACTAACAATGGAGATATTGAGAACGCGTTTATTGTGGAGAAACACATGTTGGAGCATGGTGTTTACCCAGAGGAGCCTGAACTGGAAGCACTTTTACGAGTAAGCATAGAAGCTGGCAGTGCCGACAAGGTTTACTATTTGTTGCATAAGCTTAGAACAAGTGTCAGGAAAGTCTCGCCTAATACTGCATGCCTGATTGAGAGCTGGTTTTGCAGCAAGGTAGCTGCTAAAGTAGGAAAAAGAAAATGGGatccaaaattagttgaagaagCAATTGCAAATGGTGGTGGTGGCTGGCACGGTCAGGGATGGTTGGGTAACGGAAAATGGTTGGTTTCACGCACTTCTATTGGAGCTGATGGATTGTGTAAATGCTGTGGTGAAAAACTTGTCACCATTGATCTTGATCCTACAGAAACTGAAACATTTGCTGAATCAGTTGCAAGTATAGctagagaaagagagaaaaatGCAAATTTTGAGAGATTTCAA AAATGGCTTGATTATTATGGACCATTTGAAGCAGTGGTGGATGCCGCAAACGTGGGCCTATATAGTCAAAGGAACTTCAAACCTTCCAAG GTCAACGCTATTGTAAATGGTATACGACAGATGCTACCTTCAAAGAAATGGCCACTCATTGTATTGCATAATAGGCGTATTAATGGACACAAGATGGATGAACCATTCAATAAGGCCCTGATAGAAAAATGGAAACATGCAGATGCACTATATTTAACACCTACTGGATCaaatgatgattg GTACTGGTTGTATGCAGCTATAAAATTCAAGGGCTTACTTGTTACCAATGATGAAATGAGGGACCatttgttccagctattaggaAATGATTTCTTCCCAAAATGGAAAGAGAGGCATCAG GTGAGGTTCACTTTTTCTGATATAGGTCCTGTTTTTCACATGCCTCCCCCGTGTTCTGTTGTCATCCAG GAGTCTGCTAATGGCTTCTGGCATGTACCATTGGTATCAGAAAGTGATTCTGAGATGGAAAGAACCTGGTTATGTGTTACACGTGCAAAATCGCAAACAAAGCAGAATCTGGCCACTAAACAGCAAG ACTCGCCAAGACCCCGTCGCAAGAGAGAAGATGCAAGCTCAGAAAGTTTGATGAAAGCTCAGGTAAAGCTACCGCCATTCAAGCATGGCAACCATCAAAGCGGTAAACCATCACCTGAAGAactttttgataatattaaagAGATTGTATCTCCATCCGCACTAACTAATAACGCTACAATCCTACAACAGATTAATGCTGCGGAGAAGCTAGGTGGTTGTACATTAGATTTTGAGATATAG